One segment of Thermoanaerobacter kivui DNA contains the following:
- the rimP gene encoding ribosome maturation factor RimP — protein MSKIEQLTRDLVMPILEKNNFELVDVEYKKEGSHWYLRVYIDKEGGITLDDCQLVSEYLSDRLDEVDPIEHSYILEVSSPGIDRPLKTPRDFEKHIGAEVEVSLYAPVDKKKKFEGELLEFTGDKVCILYNGARKEFDMKNVSLVKPVIKF, from the coding sequence ATGTCTAAAATTGAACAACTTACAAGGGATTTAGTTATGCCCATCTTAGAAAAAAACAATTTTGAATTGGTAGATGTGGAATACAAAAAAGAAGGCAGTCACTGGTATTTACGGGTTTATATAGATAAAGAGGGTGGTATAACATTAGATGATTGTCAATTGGTAAGTGAATATCTAAGTGATAGACTTGATGAGGTTGACCCAATAGAACACAGTTACATTTTAGAAGTGTCTTCCCCTGGCATTGACAGGCCTCTTAAAACACCTCGAGACTTTGAAAAGCACATTGGCGCAGAAGTAGAGGTATCTTTGTACGCTCCTGTTGATAAAAAGAAAAAATTTGAAGGGGAACTTTTAGAGTTTACTGGAGATAAAGTCTGCATTTTGTACAACGGCGCAAGAAAAGAATTCGACATGAAAAATGTAAGTCTTGTTAAACCAGTCATAAAGTTTTAA